A single genomic interval of Helianthus annuus cultivar XRQ/B chromosome 6, HanXRQr2.0-SUNRISE, whole genome shotgun sequence harbors:
- the LOC110865586 gene encoding EG45-like domain containing protein, with protein sequence MNHHHLQPSYLLLFLLLLLTIFRPSHGEVGTSAQYGPPFLPTACYGYDPGQFPSSNLFAAVGDGIWDNGAACGRQYLVKCISAAEPGTCVPDQVIQVRIVDFALTAASPPSYAGTTMVLSDTAFGTIANSTALSINIEFQQI encoded by the exons atgaatcatcatcatcttcagccATCGTATCTCCTACTCTTTCTCCTCCTCCTCTTAACCATCTTCCGCCCCTCCCATGGCGAAGTTGGCACCTCCGCTCAGTACGGCCCACCATTCTTAC CAACCGCGTGTTACGGGTATGATCCGGGGCAGTTTCCGTCGAGCAATCTGTTTGCGGCAGTAGGGGACGGGATATGGGACAACGGAGCGGCTTGCGGGCGGCAGTATTTGGTGAAATGTATAAGTGCTGCTGAGCCGGGGACTTGTGTTCCGGATCAGGTGATTCAAGTAAGAATAGTGGACTTTGCTCTCACGGCGGCTTCTCCGCCGTCGTATGCCGGCACCACCATGGTTTTATCCGACACTGCCTTTGGAACCATCGCTAATTCCACCGCTCTCTCTATTAACATCGAATTCCAGCA GATTTGA